TTCCGGGGTGATGGTGATGGCCCCAACTGGACAATAAAGACGACATAAATGGCAAATTTGGCAATCTTCTGGGTAAGCGATCACCGCTTTTTGTGTTTTTTTATCTAGCTTAATCACATCGGTAGGGCAGCTTTTAATGCAAGATTCACAACCAATGCAACCAGAAATTTGATGAATAGGCATGCTTGCCTCCTCAATATTTAATCAATGACAATTAGAATGACAGTTGCTCAAAATGAATATGATTTTTGGCAATGTTTAATTGCAGAAGATCTTCTAAAACACAATCAATCATGCCTTGGGGGCCACATAAATAAATGCCCCAATCTTTATTGTTAATGCCGAGATCTTCTTGGAATAGCGTTTGATGGATAAGTGCTTGGCTAATCACGCCTTGATGAACGTTTTCATCAGGTACGTGCTCATTACACACTAAGATTTGTTTAAAGTTAGGCATAGTGGCTTCTAATTGTTTAATTTCATTTTGCATGCTGATCTGGTTAAACCGAGTATTGCCATAAATTAAGCGAATTGGGCGCGGATCTTGGTTAGCGGCTAGTTGTCTTAAAAGGCTGAGCATGGGGCCGATACCTGCGCCACCTGCAATCAAGGTAATCGCTTTTTGTGTGTGAGTTTGACGCAGGTTCATTTGACCAAAAGGGCCATCGACATAAACAGTTTGTCCGACAGAAAGCGTATCAAGTTGTTGGGTGTAATCTCCTAGCTCGCGAATAATAAAGCTGAGATTAGGAAGCTCATTAACACTCGATGCGATTGAAAATGGATGATAATCAAGGTGATAGGCCGATGGGTGGGTGTTTATCCACACAAATTGGCCCGCTTCAAAATGAAAGTCAGTGTTGTTTTTGGGTGTAATGGTTAATTGCCAATCGGTAGTGCTGACTTTTTTAAGCGCGGTGACTTCAAAAGGAGATTGACTTAATTTAGCCGGTTTAATGGCGTAGTTATAAATAGTGCCGGAAATAGACAAGGCACATAGCACCCAAAAGGCGGTATTAAAGGCTTGTTGTAATTGACCGTGACTGCCCACGGAAGTGATATGAATCGTGGCTAAAATGGTGATCACAATAAAGCCTAAGCTGTGAAAAAAGCGCCAAATTTCATAACGCATAGCAAGTTTATTTTTTAATGCTGAAAAGATTACCCAGACAGCTAATAATACCCAAGCAATCAAGCCGGTTAATAATTCAGGCGCGGTGATTGTGGTGCGAAGCGCTAACCAGCCATCGGACGGGGATAATAATAATTTTGGCGCCATAATTAAAAATGGATGTAAAAAGAAAATCCCACCAATCCAATAGCCCACCGTTTTATGCTTCGCCACACTCCAATCTATTTGGTTAAAAAGCGGCAAATGTTTAAGGCGTCCAACTAATGGAAACTGTAAATAAAATGCCGTGATACTAATGAGATTAAGCAGAATAATGGCTTGCACATACAGCCCTTTGTTATCCATTGGAGAAACCCACGAAACCGCATACAGCGTAATTAACAAAAGACTATAGCTTAGGCTCAATTTAACCTTTTTATTATGGAGAAATTCTCTTAGATAAGAGCTTGT
This Vibrio aphrogenes DNA region includes the following protein-coding sequences:
- a CDS encoding ferredoxin reductase family protein; protein product: MDNKGLYVQAIILLNLISITAFYLQFPLVGRLKHLPLFNQIDWSVAKHKTVGYWIGGIFFLHPFLIMAPKLLLSPSDGWLALRTTITAPELLTGLIAWVLLAVWVIFSALKNKLAMRYEIWRFFHSLGFIVITILATIHITSVGSHGQLQQAFNTAFWVLCALSISGTIYNYAIKPAKLSQSPFEVTALKKVSTTDWQLTITPKNNTDFHFEAGQFVWINTHPSAYHLDYHPFSIASSVNELPNLSFIIRELGDYTQQLDTLSVGQTVYVDGPFGQMNLRQTHTQKAITLIAGGAGIGPMLSLLRQLAANQDPRPIRLIYGNTRFNQISMQNEIKQLEATMPNFKQILVCNEHVPDENVHQGVISQALIHQTLFQEDLGINNKDWGIYLCGPQGMIDCVLEDLLQLNIAKNHIHFEQLSF
- a CDS encoding 4Fe-4S dicluster domain-containing protein, producing the protein MPIHQISGCIGCESCIKSCPTDVIKLDKKTQKAVIAYPEDCQICHLCRLYCPVGAITITPEKSIPVMVSWR